One stretch of Pseudomonas fragi DNA includes these proteins:
- a CDS encoding SRPBCC family protein — MATASAFIDIPATADQVWQLIGGFNSLPDWLPLVATSESGEGGRLRHLQTVDGTVIVERLQTFDNAGKTYSYSIVEAPFPVTDYLATLRVEALGDGARVTWSGRFTPAGVSTETAEELFAGVYQGGLAALSGNFAG; from the coding sequence ATGGCAACTGCATCCGCATTTATTGATATTCCCGCCACAGCCGATCAGGTCTGGCAATTGATTGGAGGCTTCAACTCGCTGCCGGACTGGCTGCCCCTGGTTGCTACCAGCGAGTCTGGTGAAGGCGGGCGCTTGCGCCATCTGCAGACCGTGGATGGCACGGTGATCGTTGAGCGCCTGCAAACGTTCGACAATGCCGGCAAGACCTATAGCTATTCCATTGTCGAGGCGCCGTTCCCGGTGACCGACTACCTGGCGACCTTGCGCGTTGAAGCCCTGGGCGACGGCGCCCGTGTGACCTGGTCGGGCCGTTTTACCCCGGCAGGTGTGAGCACTGAAACTGCCGAAGAGCTGTTTGCCGGGGTCTATCAGGGTGGGCTGGCGGCACTGAGCGGCAATTTCGCCGGCTGA
- a CDS encoding isoaspartyl peptidase/L-asparaginase family protein, producing the protein MTQSIAMALHGGAGVLMPGVLTCEDEQAIHAALLQALKAGVDVLEKGGSSLDAVQASVVELEECPWFNAGKGAVFTHAGDHELDAAIMNGANREAGAVAGVHHVRNPICGARAVLEHSEHVLLAGAGADLFLSEQAGLEHVSNDWYDTPLRRRQWAAQQQQPETVLLEPGGVEKKFGTVGAVALDSQGHVAAATSTGGITNKRYGRVGDSPLIGSGTWADDRSAAISATGHGEFFMRTVVAHNIASRIRLVGSSLADACEQVVQGELKELGGNGGVVAVTPAGETVLSFNTPGMYRAWLDADGGLHTAIYAEDDCLHRR; encoded by the coding sequence ATGACCCAATCCATTGCGATGGCCTTGCATGGCGGTGCCGGTGTACTGATGCCCGGTGTCTTGACCTGCGAAGACGAGCAGGCGATCCACGCCGCACTACTGCAGGCGCTCAAGGCCGGGGTCGATGTCCTGGAAAAGGGCGGTAGCAGCCTGGATGCGGTTCAGGCCAGTGTGGTTGAACTGGAAGAGTGCCCCTGGTTCAACGCCGGCAAAGGCGCGGTGTTTACCCATGCCGGAGACCATGAACTGGACGCGGCAATCATGAACGGTGCCAACCGCGAAGCCGGTGCCGTGGCCGGTGTGCATCATGTGCGCAACCCGATTTGCGGTGCGCGGGCAGTGTTGGAGCACAGTGAGCATGTGCTGCTGGCCGGTGCCGGGGCAGACTTGTTCCTGTCCGAGCAGGCGGGTCTCGAACATGTCAGCAATGACTGGTACGACACGCCGTTGCGTCGTCGCCAGTGGGCTGCGCAACAGCAGCAACCGGAGACGGTGTTGCTGGAGCCGGGCGGCGTGGAGAAAAAATTTGGCACTGTGGGGGCCGTTGCCCTCGATAGCCAGGGGCATGTGGCAGCGGCCACCTCCACGGGGGGCATCACCAACAAGCGCTATGGCCGGGTGGGCGACTCGCCGCTGATCGGCTCCGGCACCTGGGCCGATGACCGCAGCGCGGCGATATCGGCGACCGGGCACGGCGAGTTCTTTATGCGCACCGTGGTGGCCCACAACATTGCGTCGCGCATTCGCCTGGTGGGCTCAAGCCTGGCCGACGCCTGCGAGCAAGTGGTGCAGGGCGAGCTCAAGGAACTGGGTGGTAACGGCGGCGTGGTCGCCGTGACACCGGCTGGCGAGACCGTGCTGAGCTTCAATACGCCGGGCATGTACCGCGCCTGGCTGGATGCTGACGGCGGTTTGCACACGGCCATTTACGCTGAGGACGACTGCCTGCATCGACGTTGA
- a CDS encoding amino acid ABC transporter ATP-binding protein has protein sequence MISKPKADAAAMVRIEQLNKWFGNAHVLKNISLDVHSGEKVVICGPSGSGKSTLIRCINQLEQHQQGLVEVLGEELNGSVRGLERIRRQVGMCFQHFNLFPHLTVLKNCTLPQTSNLGVPEAQAIERALGLLDKVKMRDHANKFPSQLSGGQQQRIAIARALCMQPKVMLFDEPTSALDPEMIAEVLDVMTGLAQEGMTMICVTHEMGFARKVADRIVFMDQGEIVEEAPPERFFSAPESPRTQRFLSQIINHGVHAQ, from the coding sequence ATGATCAGCAAACCCAAGGCTGATGCCGCCGCAATGGTGCGCATCGAACAATTGAACAAGTGGTTCGGCAATGCCCATGTATTGAAGAACATTTCCCTAGATGTACACTCTGGCGAAAAAGTGGTGATCTGCGGGCCTTCGGGTTCCGGCAAATCGACCCTGATCCGCTGCATCAACCAGCTGGAGCAGCACCAGCAGGGGTTGGTCGAGGTATTGGGCGAAGAACTCAATGGCAGTGTCAGGGGCCTGGAGCGTATTCGTCGGCAGGTGGGCATGTGTTTCCAGCACTTCAACCTGTTCCCGCACCTCACCGTGCTGAAAAACTGCACCTTGCCCCAGACGTCTAATCTGGGCGTACCCGAGGCGCAAGCCATCGAGCGTGCGCTGGGCCTGCTGGACAAGGTCAAAATGCGCGACCACGCCAACAAGTTTCCCTCGCAGTTGTCCGGTGGCCAGCAGCAGCGCATCGCCATTGCCCGGGCGCTGTGCATGCAGCCCAAGGTCATGTTGTTTGATGAACCGACCTCGGCCCTGGACCCGGAAATGATCGCTGAAGTGCTGGACGTGATGACCGGTCTGGCCCAGGAAGGCATGACCATGATCTGCGTGACCCACGAAATGGGTTTTGCGCGCAAGGTGGCTGACCGGATCGTATTTATGGACCAGGGCGAGATTGTTGAAGAAGCTCCCCCCGAGCGGTTTTTCTCCGCCCCCGAGTCTCCCCGAACCCAACGTTTTTTGAGCCAGATAATCAATCACGGAGTGCATGCCCAATGA
- a CDS encoding NIPSNAP family protein, with amino-acid sequence MITCYLRYVIDPYQLAEFEAYAKVWIPLVEKFGGQHHGYFLPSEGANNIALAMFTFPSLAAYEDYRERSKTDAECIAAFKLAEDNRCILSYERSFFRPVFE; translated from the coding sequence ATGATCACCTGCTACCTGCGTTACGTGATTGACCCTTACCAACTGGCCGAATTCGAGGCCTATGCCAAAGTCTGGATCCCGCTGGTAGAGAAGTTCGGCGGCCAGCATCATGGCTACTTCCTGCCCTCGGAAGGTGCCAACAATATCGCCCTGGCCATGTTTACCTTCCCCAGCCTCGCAGCCTATGAAGACTACCGCGAGCGCTCAAAAACCGATGCCGAGTGCATTGCCGCGTTTAAACTGGCTGAAGATAATCGCTGTATCTTGAGTTATGAGCGCAGTTTTTTCAGGCCTGTTTTCGAGTAA